One Euphorbia lathyris chromosome 1, ddEupLath1.1, whole genome shotgun sequence DNA segment encodes these proteins:
- the LOC136203508 gene encoding putative pentatricopeptide repeat-containing protein At5g40405 isoform X2 encodes MLPPKYKASHKSLFLLDRCLTLLQIKQIQSRLTVSGTIKDPYAASKIVSFCAISDSGDLSHAYNLFLRLQRRSTFIWNTMIRAFADKNEPMRAFTLYKHMLDSNFLPNNYTFSFLFKACSDFNDLPLALACHGQAIRFGWVSHHFVQNGLLHLFAACGCMNSARKLFDASSNRDVITWTALIHGYLESGQVLIARQLFDEMPEKNAVSWSAMITGYVKVGLFKEALELFNAMNTSGFLPNIASIIGALTACAFLGSLDEGRRIHAYINRKKMEVDRILGLANHGQSSSAVQLFERMEEEGVVPNQVTFISVLNACSRMGMVDEGLRVFEKMSKIYGIEAQVQHYGCLVDLLGRAGRLEEARKVLKDMPVVPDSYVLGALLNASMIHNDVELGKQTVERFTQLSLEHQGVHVVLSNMYASTNRWDDVARIRKGMEDKKVRKTPGSSLIAG; translated from the exons ATGTTGCCTCCAAAATATAAAGCATCCCATAAAAGTTTATTCCTTCTGGATCGATGCCTTACCTTGTTGCAAATTAAGCAAATTCAGTCCCGTCTCACTGTTTCTGGAACCATTAAGGACCCTTATGCTGCTTCCAAAATAGTTTCTTTTTGTGCAATATCAGATTCCGGCGATCTCTCTCatgcttacaatctctttcttCGTCTTCAACGTCGATCCACCTTCATTTGGAATACTATGATCAGAGCTTTTGCAGACAAAAATGAACCAATGAGAGCTTTTACTCTGTACAAGCATATGCTTGACAGCAATTTCTTACCCAATAATTACACCTTCTCTTTCCTTTTCAAAGCTTGCTCTGACTTCAACGATTTACCCCTAGCTCTAGCTTGCCATGGACAAGCAATCAGATTTGGGTGGGTGTCACACCACTTTGTTCAAAATGGGCTGCTTCATTTGTTTGCAGCCTGTGGCTGTATGAACTCTGCCCGCAAATTGTTTGATGCGAGTTCTAATCGAGATGTGATAACATGGACTGCTTTGATACATGGGTATTTGGAGTCCGGGCAAGTGTTAATTGCACGTCAACTGTTCGATGAAATGCCTGAGAAGAATGCAGTTTCTTGGAGTGCGATGATTACTGGATATGTAAAGGTTGGATTGTTTAAAGAAGCTCTTGAGCTTTTCAATGCCATGAACACTTCTGGGTTTCTGCCAAATATTGCTAGCATAATTGGTGCACTCACAGCTTGTGCTTTTCTTGGAAGTTTGGATGAAGGAAGGCGGATACATGCTTATATCAACAGAAAAAAGATGGAAGTGGATAGAATCCTAG GTTTAGCAAATCATGGGCAGAGTTCAAGTGCGGTTCAATTGTTTGAGAGGATGGAAGAGGAAGGAGTTGTACCTAACCAAGTTACATTCATAAGCGTCCTAAATGCTTGCAGCCGAATGGGAATGGTAGATGAAGGCTTGAGAGTTTTTGAAAAAATGAGTAAAATTTATGGAATTGAGGCGCAAGTCCAGCATTATGGATGTCTGGTTGATCTGTTGGGAAGAGCTGGGAGGTTAGAGGAGGCAAGGAAAGTATTAAAAGATATGCCTGTAGTACCTGATTCATATGTGTTAGGCGCATTGCTGAATGCATCTATGATTCATAACGATGTTGAGTTAGGAAAACAAACAGTTGAGAGGTTTACTCAACTGAGTCTAGAACACCAAGGGGTACATGTTGTTCTTTCAAACATGTATGCTTCTACTAATAGATGGGACGATGTAGCACGTATAAGAAAGGGAATGGAAGATAAAAAGGTCAGAAAAACTCCTGGTTCTAGCCTAATTGCAGGATAA
- the LOC136203508 gene encoding pentatricopeptide repeat-containing protein At5g66520-like isoform X1, with protein MLPPKYKASHKSLFLLDRCLTLLQIKQIQSRLTVSGTIKDPYAASKIVSFCAISDSGDLSHAYNLFLRLQRRSTFIWNTMIRAFADKNEPMRAFTLYKHMLDSNFLPNNYTFSFLFKACSDFNDLPLALACHGQAIRFGWVSHHFVQNGLLHLFAACGCMNSARKLFDASSNRDVITWTALIHGYLESGQVLIARQLFDEMPEKNAVSWSAMITGYVKVGLFKEALELFNAMNTSGFLPNIASIIGALTACAFLGSLDEGRRIHAYINRKKMEVDRILGAALIDMYSKCGCIERACSIFDELTDRDVYVYTCLISGLANHGQSSSAVQLFERMEEEGVVPNQVTFISVLNACSRMGMVDEGLRVFEKMSKIYGIEAQVQHYGCLVDLLGRAGRLEEARKVLKDMPVVPDSYVLGALLNASMIHNDVELGKQTVERFTQLSLEHQGVHVVLSNMYASTNRWDDVARIRKGMEDKKVRKTPGSSLIAG; from the coding sequence ATGTTGCCTCCAAAATATAAAGCATCCCATAAAAGTTTATTCCTTCTGGATCGATGCCTTACCTTGTTGCAAATTAAGCAAATTCAGTCCCGTCTCACTGTTTCTGGAACCATTAAGGACCCTTATGCTGCTTCCAAAATAGTTTCTTTTTGTGCAATATCAGATTCCGGCGATCTCTCTCatgcttacaatctctttcttCGTCTTCAACGTCGATCCACCTTCATTTGGAATACTATGATCAGAGCTTTTGCAGACAAAAATGAACCAATGAGAGCTTTTACTCTGTACAAGCATATGCTTGACAGCAATTTCTTACCCAATAATTACACCTTCTCTTTCCTTTTCAAAGCTTGCTCTGACTTCAACGATTTACCCCTAGCTCTAGCTTGCCATGGACAAGCAATCAGATTTGGGTGGGTGTCACACCACTTTGTTCAAAATGGGCTGCTTCATTTGTTTGCAGCCTGTGGCTGTATGAACTCTGCCCGCAAATTGTTTGATGCGAGTTCTAATCGAGATGTGATAACATGGACTGCTTTGATACATGGGTATTTGGAGTCCGGGCAAGTGTTAATTGCACGTCAACTGTTCGATGAAATGCCTGAGAAGAATGCAGTTTCTTGGAGTGCGATGATTACTGGATATGTAAAGGTTGGATTGTTTAAAGAAGCTCTTGAGCTTTTCAATGCCATGAACACTTCTGGGTTTCTGCCAAATATTGCTAGCATAATTGGTGCACTCACAGCTTGTGCTTTTCTTGGAAGTTTGGATGAAGGAAGGCGGATACATGCTTATATCAACAGAAAAAAGATGGAAGTGGATAGAATCCTAGGTGCTGCACTTATTGACATGTATTCCAAGTGTGGATGTATAGAGAGGGCTTGTTCTATATTTGATGAATTAACAGATAGAGATGTTTATGTTTACACTTGTTTGATATCAGGTTTAGCAAATCATGGGCAGAGTTCAAGTGCGGTTCAATTGTTTGAGAGGATGGAAGAGGAAGGAGTTGTACCTAACCAAGTTACATTCATAAGCGTCCTAAATGCTTGCAGCCGAATGGGAATGGTAGATGAAGGCTTGAGAGTTTTTGAAAAAATGAGTAAAATTTATGGAATTGAGGCGCAAGTCCAGCATTATGGATGTCTGGTTGATCTGTTGGGAAGAGCTGGGAGGTTAGAGGAGGCAAGGAAAGTATTAAAAGATATGCCTGTAGTACCTGATTCATATGTGTTAGGCGCATTGCTGAATGCATCTATGATTCATAACGATGTTGAGTTAGGAAAACAAACAGTTGAGAGGTTTACTCAACTGAGTCTAGAACACCAAGGGGTACATGTTGTTCTTTCAAACATGTATGCTTCTACTAATAGATGGGACGATGTAGCACGTATAAGAAAGGGAATGGAAGATAAAAAGGTCAGAAAAACTCCTGGTTCTAGCCTAATTGCAGGATAA